The proteins below come from a single Candidatus Hydrogenedentota bacterium genomic window:
- a CDS encoding bifunctional serine/threonine-protein kinase/formylglycine-generating enzyme family protein: MVPRIATDPKDKNLVFEAGERISDRYEIEEFLGRGGMGVVYRARDHLTNEIVALKFMIPDLLKSQKAQQLFIQEAQVARRLRHENIVAVHDVSTTPEGVLYLSMEFLSGQSLRAMLRKYRTERRLVDVRLAVHATVQILKALEYAHRTVIHRDIKPENAMMLPGEHIKVLDFGLAKAVDEEAAATGDAKRKRVIGTTAYASPEQKACRQVDLRADLYSTGLMFYELLTLRTPTEESVDVAQARSDVAPSLITILNKALRAEPAERWQTAGDFRAQLTEAYQTSYRRAARPQITRAAEREVSTEGMVYMEGGSFLMGNDVVPEESPAFEAHVAPFYIDIHPITNDQFREFLKATGYRKPEFWGDGTFGGGPQPVVGVSLEDAMAYAEWTGKQLPTEAQWEFAARGKDNRKYPWGNREPDPMLCNYGDMMSMPSIIGMHDEGRTPEGVHDLAGNVYEWTTDYFMPYQPGAAKPKDPAIPRYAVRGGCWNSTPDELRCAFRKGLFPEERLNTVGFRLVLPAEEDSAQ; the protein is encoded by the coding sequence ATGGTCCCCCGGATCGCCACCGACCCGAAAGACAAGAATCTCGTGTTCGAAGCCGGAGAACGAATCTCCGACCGGTATGAGATTGAGGAATTCCTTGGCCGCGGCGGCATGGGCGTGGTCTACCGGGCGCGCGACCACTTGACGAACGAGATTGTCGCGCTGAAATTCATGATCCCGGACCTGCTCAAGTCGCAGAAGGCCCAGCAGCTCTTCATCCAGGAAGCGCAGGTAGCCCGGCGCCTGCGGCACGAGAATATCGTCGCTGTCCACGATGTGAGCACCACGCCGGAAGGGGTGCTTTATCTTTCCATGGAGTTCTTGTCCGGCCAGTCGCTGCGGGCGATGTTGCGAAAGTACCGCACGGAGCGCCGCCTGGTCGATGTGCGCCTCGCGGTGCACGCCACAGTCCAAATCCTCAAAGCCCTCGAATACGCCCACCGCACCGTCATCCATCGCGACATCAAGCCCGAGAATGCCATGATGCTCCCGGGCGAGCACATCAAAGTGCTCGATTTCGGCCTGGCCAAAGCAGTGGACGAAGAAGCCGCCGCGACGGGCGACGCGAAACGCAAACGTGTGATCGGCACGACGGCCTATGCATCGCCGGAACAAAAGGCATGTCGCCAGGTGGACTTGCGGGCAGATCTGTACTCAACCGGGCTTATGTTCTACGAGCTTCTTACACTGCGAACTCCGACGGAAGAATCCGTTGATGTCGCGCAGGCCCGGAGCGACGTTGCCCCTTCTCTCATTACCATTCTCAATAAGGCGCTGCGCGCCGAACCCGCGGAACGCTGGCAGACCGCAGGCGACTTTCGCGCCCAGCTCACGGAAGCCTATCAGACATCGTACCGCCGCGCGGCCCGGCCGCAAATCACCAGGGCGGCCGAGCGCGAAGTCTCTACCGAAGGCATGGTCTATATGGAAGGCGGCAGTTTCCTGATGGGCAACGACGTGGTGCCTGAGGAAAGCCCCGCGTTCGAAGCCCATGTCGCTCCGTTCTACATCGATATCCACCCGATTACCAACGATCAGTTCCGAGAGTTCCTGAAAGCCACGGGCTACCGCAAACCCGAGTTCTGGGGCGACGGCACCTTCGGAGGCGGACCGCAACCCGTCGTCGGCGTGAGCCTCGAGGACGCCATGGCCTACGCCGAATGGACCGGCAAACAGCTGCCCACCGAGGCACAGTGGGAATTCGCCGCGCGCGGCAAAGACAACCGCAAATACCCCTGGGGAAACCGCGAGCCCGATCCCATGCTCTGCAATTACGGCGACATGATGAGCATGCCCTCCATCATCGGCATGCACGACGAAGGCCGCACGCCCGAGGGCGTACATGATCTCGCCGGCAACGTCTACGAATGGACCACCGACTATTTCATGCCCTACCAGCCCGGCGCAGCCAAACCCAAAGACCCCGCCATTCCCCGCTATGCCGTCCGCGGCGGATGCTGGAACTCGACGCCCGACGAGCTTCGCTGCGCCTTCCGCAAAGGCCTTTTCCCCGAAGAACGCCTCAACACCGTCGGCTTCCGCCTCGTCCTGCCCGCCGAAGAAGACTCCGCGCAATAG